The following nucleotide sequence is from Pseudoalteromonas xiamenensis.
TACGCCAGAGAAATTAGCCATCTTAGTCAATTGGCCGATTTGGCGCGTATGCAGCGTTTATTGAAAAGCCTACCGATATACGTTGAACGTGCGGCTCGCCATATCGTTCAAGGTGATATTCCCATCCAACTTGATACACAAAATGCCTGTTGGTTAAGTCCTATTCGTAAGCAGCCAAATGCAGATCCGCTTAAAACAGAAGGCTATTTTAAACAAGCGGGCAAATTGGGCTTAGTTGTTCCCATCCTCCATAAAGATGAAGTTTATTGTCAGCTATTCATGGACAGCCTAGATCAGTTGAGCGAAAATAGCGTGCATTGCAATCAGTACGGTTGGTTTCATCTGACGGGTGAACACAAAGAGAACCCGAATTTAAGATTATTAAAACCAACACTGGCACTGATGACGGCTGCTTGTTGTGGACACCAGTGGAAATTGGGAAAGCCATCAGCCCCTAGGCTTTTAACGTTACGTGAAATGCTGCTGGCCAGTAGTATAAATTGGAAAGACGTGAAAAAAGCGAAACTGAACCTCCGTCAGCCGACGACGTAATTGGAGCGCATAAATGCGAATGTTTCAGCTTATTCTGCTTTGTCTTGCAGGGTATATACAATATAAATTGTGGCTTGGGCATAATGGCATCCAGGATTATGTTCATATCAAACATGCCGTGGTTGAACACAAAGAAACAAATACGCAATTACAAAAACGAAATCGCTTACTCAAAGCGGACATTGATGACCTTAAACTTGGATTGGAAGGCGTTGAAGAACGGGACTCGACATGAACTTGGCCTGATCAAAAAAGACGAGACCTTTATTCGAGTATTACCTGCAAAACAACCATGAAAAATCGAGTTAAGATAGCCGCTGTTATACCTGCTGCCGGTGTCGGCAGTCGGATGCAGCTAGATTTCCCTAAACAATACTTAGTTATTCAAGACCAAACCATTCTCGAGCACACCGTACACAAACTCCTTGCTTTGCCATGTATCACGACCGTGGTGATAGCGATAAGTAAAGAAGATGATTACTTTTCCGATATTACGTTTACCGATAACAGAGTATGCGCTTGCTTTGGTGGTGCGTCGCGTGCGGAATCGGTGTTTAACGCGCTTAAGCATTTACGAGATGACAAGCCCGATTGGGTGTTGGTACACGATGCTGCTCGTCCATTAGTTCTGCCTGAAGATATCGCGACGCTCGTAACTCAATGCTTGGAAAAAGATGAGGGAGGTATTCTCGCATCTAAAGTGAAAGATACGATTAAACAGGGCGATACAAAAATTGAAAAAACGGTCCCTCGAGAACAACTTTGGTCAGCTCTGACTCCACAAATGTTCAAATTTGACGAATTATTAGCGGCGTTAGAACTAGGACTTAAAGAAGCACCTCATACTATTACCGATGAAGCCTCCGCGATGGAGCGACTGAACTTGCCTGTGCAATTGGTGTCGGGACGCAGTGATAACATTAAAATTACGTCGCCTGAAGATTACGATTTGGCTTGCTATCTGCTCAACAAACAAAAAGAGAATGCACAATGATAAGAATTGGACACGGCTTTGATGTACATAAATTTGGTGGGCAAGGACCGATTACGCTCGGTGGAGTCAAAATCCCATACGATCAAGGTTTTCTTGCGCACTCCGATGGCGACGTTGCTATCCACGCTCTGTGTGATGCATTACTTGGCGCACTCGCTTTAGGTGACATTGGCCTGCATTTTCCTGATACAGCCAGTGAGTATGAAAATATCGACAGTCGGATTTTACTCCGGCACGTCTTTGGTCTAGTAAAAGAAAAAGGTTATAAAATAGGTAACCTTGATGTAACGATAGTGGCGCAAGCACCTAAAATGCGCCCACACATTGACGCCATGCGCGCTAATTTAGCTGCGGATTGTGAAACGCACATCGACAATGTGAATGTAAAAGCCACAACAACCGAAAAATTAGGTTTTGAAGGTCGTAAGGAAGGTATTTCGAGTCATGCCGTCGTGTTATTGGTGAAAGCATGTTAACGCTTAACTACCTTTATGGGAAACCGACTGCCACGGCTGAGTTTAAGACCTTGCCGGAAGATTTTGTGGTGGATGAGGTCATGGACATTGAGTTTACCGGTGAAGGTGAACATGTGTGCCTGCAAATCATCAAACGAGGTGAAAACACCATTAGTCTTGCAAAAGCAATTGCTAAAGCGGCAGGTGTCGGCCTTCGTGATGTAAGTTATGCTGGACTCAAGGATAAACACGGTGTTTGTACTCAGTGGTTTAGCGTACCTGTCGCAATTAAAAAAGACATCGATTTTAGTTTGTTGAACAATGAACAACGGATGGTGATACAGCAACTCAGGCATAATCGTAAGTTGCGTACGGGATGCCACAAAGGTAATCGATTTGAAATTACGTTGCGGAATGTATCTGACATTCGCGCTATTCTGGCTCGAATAAACGCGGTTAGGCAAGGTGTGCCAAATTATTTTGGTGAACAGCGTTTTGGCTTTGATGGCCACAATTTGACGATGGCAGAGCGGATGTTCGATGGAGAAGTGATCCGCGATAAGAAACTCCGAGGATTGGTGATCTCTGCGGCCCGCTCGGCATTATTTAATCACGTTGTTAGTAAAAGAGTGGAAGCGCATGGGCTTGCTGTCAGTTGGCCGAGAGAGATTTTTCTTCTTGAAGGAAGTAACGCCTTTTTTGAAGAGGATTTAAGTGATGCAAATGTCGCACGATTATTGGAAGGTGATATTCATTTATCAGCCCCCTTGTTTGGTAAAGGAGACAGAGGCATAGTAGAACAAGAACGCCACTGGCTTGAAAGCTATCAAAAATGGTGTGAAGGACTGTGTCAACTTGGATTAAAAATGGAACGTCGTGCTCTTCGCCTAGTACCGCAAAATTTTACCGTGGAATCAGTGAATGAAACGACGTTGAAGCTAGGCTTTGAGTTACCAAAAGGCACATTCGCAACAGCGGTTTTAAGAGAGCTTGCGCTCTATCAAGATGTCAGCAAAGTAATCAGCGAGGAGATTGAGTAAGTGAGAATACTACTAAGTAACGATGATGGTGTGCATGCAAAGGGGATTGCAATTTTATACCATGCTCTAAGCCAAATTGCAGAGGTTACGGTTATTGGACCGGATAGAAACTGCAGTGGTGCAAGCAGCTCACTAACTTTACTCAATCCTCTTCGAGCAACAACCTTGGATAACGGTTTCATTTCGGTCAATGGTACGCCAACAGATTGTGTCCATTTAGGGGTAAACCAACTGATGGAAGCAAAACCTGATTTAGTGGTTGCAGGCATAAACTGTGGAGCTAACTTAGGTGATGATACGCTTTACTCGGGGACGGTTGCAGCCGCAATGGAAGGCCGTCATATGGGCTTACCTGCAATAGCGGTTTCATTGTGTTCAAAACGAGAAGCTCATTATGAAACGGCAGCTGCAGTCACAGTTGATATCATTAAACGCTTAAATGCACACCCGCTACCTAAAGACCAAATTCTAAACCTAAATGTACCGGACATTCCGTTGTCTGAACTAAAAGGAATGAAAGTGACGCGTTTGGGTGCTCGTCATAAAGCTGAAACGATGACTAAGCGAGAAGACCCTTGGGGTCGCGAGATTTATTGGTATGGGTCGCTTGGGAATGAAAGTGACGCCGGAGAAGGCACCGATTTTCATGCGATAAATAGCGGTTATGCGTCGATTACTCCATTGCAAATCGACATGACAGCCCACTCTAGTATTGATGCAATGAAAACGTGGTTACAGGTGGACTAAGTGCTTAGTAATTATTCTCGTAGCGCTTCGGCGTTAAAAACATTACTCCAGCAAAATGGCATTCGCCATGCGAGTGTTTTACAAGTAATAGAGCGTACGCCGAGACATTTATTTATTGATGACGTACTAAAACATAAAGCCTATGAGAATACTGCGCTGCCAATAGGGCAAGGACAAACGATTTCGCAGCCCTACATTGTCGCGAAAATGACCGAGTTACTATTGGATGCAGGCGTGAAAGGCAAAGTACTTGAAGTAGGTACGGGGTCAGGGTATCAAACCGCTATTTTGGCACAAACCTTCGATGAAATTTGCTCTATAGAACGCATCAAGTCACTACAATGGCAGGCGAAAAGGCGTTTGCATCAACTCGACTTATACAATGTTGCAATGAAACATGGCGATGGATGGCAGGGTTGGTCGAGTAAGGCGCCATTCAATGGCATTATTGTTACCGCGGCAGCTAAAACGGTGCCAGAAGCACTTCTTGAACAACTTGCATTAAATGGTGTCATGATTGCTCCAATCGGAGAAAGTGAGCAAACGTTAATGTTGTTTAGGAAAACAGAGCAAGGAATCCAAAGCGAACAGCTGGCCGCAGTTCGGTTTGTGCCTTTAGTCGCTGGAGAAATTGTGCTTTAATCTTATTTTCAAGACGTTAATTAGTTAATCGATTAGGAAATAGGCCGAGGAGAGGACAGTGTTACATTGGCGCGTTGTTACATTGTTGTCTGCATGTATCGTCTTAAGCGCGTGTAGTTCCCGTCAAAAGCCGGCACCAGTGAGTAGCTTGGAAACTCGTCCGATGTCTTCACCACAAAAAATTAATATTAAAGGTTCTTCCTACGTTGTAAAGCAGGGCGATACACTTTTCTCTATTGCATTCGCAGCAAATCAAGATTTTCGCACAGTTGCAAAACGCAACAATATTCCCGCCCCATTCACTATTTATCCTGGTCAGAAGTTGTTTTTTGACAATTCCAATAATAAAAATAAAAAGCGCAAAAAATATACCAATCTGAGTAATAAGTCTAGTTCTCAACAACGAAAATATAACAAAATTGTAAAAAAAGATCTTGATCCTAAAAATCAACCAGAGTATGTTCAAAAAGAGGTCAGTAAAAAATCCAGTCGTACCAAGCAGTTGGATAGTAAAGGGGTACATTGGATTTGGCCTACGTCGGGTAAAATTACTCAACGGTTTTCGATTAAGGAAAATGGCTACAAAGGTTTGCAGATAAGTAACAAACAAGGGACTAACGTCGTTGCTGCTGCTGGAGGTGTCGTTGTGTACGCTGGAAACGCCTTACGCGGTTACGGCAATTTAATCATATTGAAACATGATGATGATTATTTAAGTGCATACGCACACAACTCAAAATTGCTTGTTAGAGAGCAACAGCAGGTTAAAGTTGGTCAAAAGATTGCCGAAATGGGAAGTACAGATGCTGAATCATCGGCGCTCAGATTTGAGATCCGCTTTAGAGGGCAGTCTGTTGATCCGGTGATCTATTTACCGAAAAACTAATTTAATCCAATCGGATGGATATGATCATTAAGTTGCTTGGGAGGACGGTATGAGTCAAACAGCGAAACTTGAATCAAAGAAAACGAGCGATTTTGAAGACAAATTCGAAGATGAAGTAACGATCGACGAATCAATTGATGATGAAGAAATACTCAACGAGGAAGATGACGCTGACGAAGAGATTTTTTTAAAAGATGAAGCCGTCAAAAATCTCGATGCGACTCAGCTTTATTTGAGTGAGATCGGATTTTCCCCCTTACTTAGTGCAGAAGAAGAAGTCTACTTCGCACGTAAAGCCCTCAAAGGATGCGAAGCTTCACGAAAACGTATGATTGAAAGTAACTTACGTTTAGTGGTCAAAATCGCTCGTCGTTATAATAACCGTGGCCTTGCGCTACTCGATTTAATCGAAGAGGGCAATCTAGGTCTGATCCGAGCCGTCGAAAAATTCGATCCTGAGCGCGGATTCCGTTTCTCTACATACGCAACTTGGTGGATACGTCAAACGATTGAACGTGCAATAATGAACCAGACCCGCACCATTCGTTTACCGATACACGTTGTAAAAGAATTAAATGTGTACTTGCGAACCGCAAGAGAGCTTACACAAAAACTCGATCACGAGCCGACGGCTGAAGAAATAGCCGCCTGTTTGGATAAGCCTGTTGAAGAAGTAAGTCGGATGCTCCGACTCAATGAAAAGATCACCTCTGTAGATACGCCTATAGGTGGTGAGAATGACAAAGCGTTATTGGACGTTTTAACGGATGAACGCGGTTTCGGTCCTGAGAATGAAGTTCAAAGCAACGACATCAACCGCCATATTGTTGATTGGTTGGGTGAGCTGAATCCAAAACAACGAGAAGTACTCGCCCGTCGCTTTGGTTTGCTTGGATACGAACCATCTACGCTTGAAGATGTAGGTCGAGAAATCGGTCTAACTCGTGAACGCGTGCGTCAAATTCAAGTTGAAGCACTACGCCGCTTGAAAGATATCTTGCAACACGAAGGGTTAAGTACAGATAGCCTTTTTGAGCAGCTCTGATACGTCAATTTTGTATAAAAAAACCACTCTCTTGAGTGGTTTTTTACTTTATTCGTAGACGTATAGACTTATGAAAGTATTCGCTCGTTACTCAACGAATCAGACCTCATCGGCTCTACTTCGTTAACGCTTTAAGTTCAAACAATAAATCAAGCGCTTGTTTTGGCGTTAATTCATTAGGATCAATACTCGTCAGTTTGTCTTCTACAGGGCTTGTAGCTGGTAACAGTGATAGCTGTGATTGTGCGGTCCCCGTCATGTTATTTCTGGGTTCATTTAATTCGGTTTCAATCACGGATTGATGTGACTCTAGCAGTGCCAGTTTTCGTTTTGCCGTTTGGATCACATCTTTGGGAACCCCCGCAAGTGCCGCAACCTGCAATCCGAAACTTTTGCTCGCTGGGCCTTCCAACACAGTGTGCTTGAACGCAATCGTGTCACCATGCTCTACCGCATCTAAATGTACATTGACGAGGCCCTGCTGCAGTTGAGCGAGTCTCAGTCAACTCAAAGTAATGTGTTGCAAACAACGTTTTAGCTGATAGTTTCGACGCGAGATAGTCTGCGGTTGCGTAAGCTAAAGACAAGCCGTCGTACGTACTTGTGCCACGCCCAATTTCATCCATTAATACTAAGGATTGGCTCGTCGCATTATTTAATATCGTTGCCGTTTCAGTCATTTCAACCATAAATGTTGAGCGGCCAGAAGCAAGATCATCACTGGCACCGATACGTGTAAAAATACGATCGATAGCCCCAATTTGAGCGCGGTTAGCTGGAACAAAGCTACCGATATGGGCCATTAACGCGATTAACGCGGTTTGGCGCATGTAAGTTGATTTACCCCCCATGTTTGGACCGGTAATAATCAGCATTTTACGGTCTGTGCTGAGCTTTACAGGGTTTGCGATAAATGGCGCTTTCGACACTTGTTCAACAACAGGATGACGACCGCCTTCAATATTAAGTCCATCGTGTTCATGTAATTCAGGTTTGCAATAATCGAGTGTCTGCGCACGTTCCGCAAATGTATTTAGCACATCCAAGTCGGCCAAAGCGGCGGCCATAAGCTGCAATTGTTCGATGTAAGGTGCGATGAATTCAAACAGTTCTTCATAGAGTTGCTTTTCAAGACCCAAAGCCTTGCTTTGACTCCCAAGTACTTTATCTTCGTGTTCTTTAAGTTCAGGAATAATATATCGTTCATTATTCTTGAGAGTTTGTCTACGAATGTAGTCGGCTGGCACTAAATGGCTGTTTGCACGACTTACATCTATGTAAAAACCATGTACTTTATTAAAGCCTATCTTGAGGGTACTGATACCAGTGCGAACCCGCTCGCGTTCTTCCAATTGCTCAAGGATGTCTGTCGCGCCTTCGCTGAGTGCACGCCATTCATCCAGTTCCGCGTTGTAGCCAGGAGCGATTACACCACCATCTCGAATGAGTACGGGAGGGTTTTCAACAACGGCGCGAGTCAAAAGTTCAAGTAACTCAGGAAATTCAGGTGTTTTACTGCAGATTGCAGTGAGACGTGAATCTTGGCTTTGTGCCAGTACCTCGTGTAAGGGAGCGAGTACTTCTAATGCAAAACGCAATCGAGTTAAATCTCGTGGTCTAGCATTACACAGAGCAAGTCGAGTAACTACGCGTTCGATGTCACCAATTTGCTTTAATAGCTCAAATAGCGACAAATACAGTTGCTCGTCAATAATGCTCGAAATGGCGTTTAAACGAGCATTGAGTTCAAGCCTATCTCGTATCGGCGTATGAATTCGACGTTTAAGTAAGCGAGACCCCATTGCTGTCGCTGTTTTATCTAAAACTTGAGCCAACGTATTTTCAATGCCACCGCCTAAGTTGGTGGTCAGCTCCAAGTTTCTACGAGTCGCGGCATCAAGAATGACGGCATGTTCATTTTTCTCAAGGCGAATTGCTCGAATATGCGGTAATGCCGTGCGCTGAGTGTCTTTGACATACTGCATCACACAGCCCGCAGCAATCAAACCTCTTGTGGACTGTGAGACGCCGAATCCAACGAGATCTTGTGTCCCAAACTGTTGGCAAAGTAGATGATTTGCCGTGTCTAAATCAAACTCCCACTGAGGCCTGCGGCGAGTCTCCTTTGTATTTTTCCACGATATGGAGTGCATTGAATTCTTCAGGATAAAGTAGTTCCGCGGGTTGCAAGCGTTGCAGTGTTGAGAGCACGGCCTCTTCAGTGTCGAGTTCAACAACAGTAAACTCACCTGAGTTTATATCAAGGTAAGCGATGCCAAAGCAGGTGGTTTTGTCTTGCCAAATCGCGGCCAGTAGGGTGTCTTGTCGTTCCTGAAGTAAAGCTTCATCTGTGACAGTACCTGGCGTAACGATACGAACCACTTTACGTTCTACCGGACCTTTGCTGGTGGCGGGATCACCAATTTGTTCGCAAATTGCGACCGACTCTCCCATCTGCACAAGACGTGCTAAATAGTTATCAACCGCATGATAGGGCACACCCGCCATAGGAATTGGTTCTCCACCGGCTTTTCCACGATGAGTTTGCGAAATATCGAGCAGTTGAGCCGCTCTTTTAGCATCGTCAAAAAACAATTCATAGAAATCGCCCATTCGGTAGAACAATAGAATGTCTTTATGCTCCGACTTTATACGCAGATACTGCTGCATCATTGGAGTTTGTTGTTTTATAGTATGTTCAGAATAGAGATCAATTGGCATGTTGCTACCTAAGGTTAACTATGAACTTACATCAAGAGATAACGACCCTTGCTGCAAAAGTAGGGAGTATTCTAACGGATAAGAGATTGACGATCACTACTATTGAATCATGTACAGGTGGTGGTATCAGTTACGCGCTCACGGATACCCCCGGAAGCTCGGCTTACATTGAACAATGTTTTGTCACCTATAGCAATGCCGCTAAATCAGCACTGGCTAATGTTTCAACTGAAACCCTTGCGGCTTTTGGTGCTGTCAGTGAGCAAGTCGTGCGTGAAATGGCAAATGGTGGTGCTTCGGCGGCTCATGCTGATGTGGCCATTGCGGTTTCCGGCATCGCAGGACCTTCAGGTGGTAGTGTGGAAAAACCGGTGGGACTTGTGTGGTTTGCTTGGAAAGTACTGGATAAAACAATGAGTGTGTCACACACCTTTTCAGGAAATCGATCTGAAGTTAGAAGCCAAGCTATTGCTTTTGCTTTAGAAAATTTACTGAAGCTGCTTAATGATAAAAATTAGCTTGATACTGTAATTCTATACAGTATACTGGATGTATTCAGCAAGTTTGGAGAAGCAAATGAACGATAACAAGCAAAAAGCGTTGGAAGCAGCACTGTCTCAGATCGAGCGTCAATTCGGTAAAGGTTCAATCATGAAGTTGGGTGATAGCCAAGCTTTAGATATTGAAGCGATTTCGACAGGTTCACTCGGTATCGATATTGCGCTTGGTATTGGTGGTTTGCCTACAGGCCGTATCGTTGAAATTTATGGTCCTGAATCTTCAGGTAAAACAACGCTGACTTTACAAGTTATCGCAGAAGCTCAGAAGCAAGGTAAAACTTGTGCGTTCGTTGACGCAGAGCACGCACTTGACCCTGTTTATGCGCAAAAGTTAGGCGTAAACGTTGACGAATTACTCGTATCTCAACCAGATACAGGTGAGCAAGCTCTTGAAATCTGCGACATGTTAGTACGTTCAGGCGCCGTTGATGTTGTGATTGTTGACTCAGTTGCTGCACTTACACCTAAAGCTGAGATTGAAGGTGAAATGGGTGATACACACGTAGGTTTGCAAGCGCGTCTAATGTCACAAGCTCTTCGTAAACTTACTGCAAACATCAAACGTTCAAACACGTTGTGTATTTTCATCAACCAAATCCGTATGAAGATTGGTGTGATGTTTGGTAACCCAGAAACGACCACAGGTGGTAACGCACTGAAGTTTTATGCATCGGTTCGTATCGATATTCGTCGTATCGGCTCGGTAAAAGAAGGTGAAGAAGTCGTCGGTAACGAGACTCGTGTTAAGATCGTAAAAAACAAAGTAGCGCCGCCATTTAAACAAGCAGAATTCATCATCATGTATGGTGAAGGTATCTCCAAAGAAGGTGAGTTACTTGATTTGGGTGTACAGCACAAGATTGTTGATAAGTCGGGTGCTTGGTATAGCTACAATGGTAACAAAATTGGCCAAGGTAAATCGAACTCGATTAAGTTTTTAAAAGAAAACGTGGCAATTGCGAACGAGATTGAAGGCAAACTACGTGACATGTTACTTCTACAGGCAACAATTAAGCCTGAAGAAGGTGTTGATCCGGGCCTTGCAGAAAGTGAATTAGAACTATAATCGATGAGTATCGATTATTAAGCGAAAAGAAAGCGGCGTAAGCCGCTTTCTTGTTTTTAGGGAGAAGATGTTGATTAGAAAACGTATTTAGCTGAAAGTTGAATGCGGTCTAAGTCACCGTCTAATCCACTTTCTGTTTCACGATTTGCGACTTTATATTCAACACCGAACGTTAGTTTTTTAACTGGCGAGTAAAGGATGTTAGCGCTATAACTATGAATTTTTTTCGTAGGGTCTCCAGAGTAAGCGAGTAGGTCGACATTATTATCTGCATCAAAGAATGAATATAAGAATGTAGAGCGTAGTTGATCACTCCAGAAGTGTTGATATGCGACAAAGCCTGATGTTGAATCGATAGCATCTAACTTGCTGCCGTCATAAACCGCCCCGTGCGCCGCGTTCAAGCCTACATAACGACCAAGTCCAGAGCTCCTGTGTAAGCATAAACTTAACGTTGTCTTTCGAACCAACTTTCACCATACCGGACGCACTGATACCGAATGAAGATTCCGTTTCATCAGCAGCACCGGCTTTGTAAGTCAGTTGACGAGCAAGTGCGGTCACAACAAAATTACCCCAATCAGCAGTGTGCGTGTAGCGTGCGGTAAAATCAGGCATGCTTGCATCATCGGTAACAACCATCGCTTTATTGACTGTTACTGTACTTTCAGGGTTTTCCATTGAGAACGACCAATTACCTGTTGTGTATTTGATCATGGCTTGACGGTTAAATACGGTGCCTTCTGTTGGACCCACAAAATCAAGTGTTTCCGGCAATGCACCAACGTTTTGGAAGTTTGACCAAGCCTGACCAAACAACCAACCTTTATATGTCACATAGGCCTGTCGAATACGAGGCACATACGAGTTACTAACACGCTCGTTACCGCCTGGCGTCACTAAAAAATCGAGTTCGATTTTCGTATCGATACTACTCCCATCATCAAGCGCTGTTTTAGTACCGAAAAAGAATCGAGATTGTTTCGCGTGCATGTCAAATACCGCATCCTCACTTGAGGTTGCGGATACCGGTGTGCTGCTCGGAATGTAAAAGTCTCGGCCTAGATTTTGCGCGCCTAGTGAACCGTCGGAGAAATCACTCCACATTGCATCTAGTTTGATGTAACCGCCATAGTTTACTGATGTACCATTAAGGTCTGTCGCTAGAGCAGGAGCACTGAGAACACTTGCAACCGCAAGTGCACACAAAGATTTTGTTGTCATAGTTTTGGTTGTCATACATTAAGTTCCTCTAATGGGCTTCGCACAAAAAACGAGCCAACTGGTCAAAATCACTTTTGTCTAAGGTTGCTTTTTACTCAATTACCCTTTGGTCTATAAGACTAAGGTCGCGTGTGTTAATGTGTTTTTGTATTGGGTACTAATTGTAACGGTAAATCTAACTTTATTGATATAAATAATGGAATTAGAACGACTTACTGCGTGAAGCTTAGACAATTTTTCTGAAACAGATAAATTTAGCTGAGTATAAATAGCCGAATTACAACTAAGGTCTAATACTTTAAGGGATATTGCTGATAGATCCTTGAGGAAAGCCGCAAGGCCAATAAATTAATATGGAGATGACTATGTCACAGAGTATTTATCCAGTTCCTGAAGCATTCAAGAACACAGCACTCGTTGATAATGATCGCTATAACGAACTATACCAACAATCTATAGACGATCCTGAGCAATTTTGGGCTTTACAAGGCAAACGACTGGACTGGTTTACCCCGTATAGCAAAGTAAAGAACACGTCATTCGATAAAGGCCACATTAGTATAAAATGGTATGAAGATGGCGTGTTAAACGTGTCGTATAACTGTATCGACCGCCATTTAAAAGACAAAGCGCATAAAGTTGCCATGATTTGGGAAGGGGACAACCCAAATCAAAGTGAAAACATTACCTATCAAACACTTCACGACGAAGTAGCAAAACTAGCAAATGGCCTTCGCAAATTAGGTGTTCAAAAAGGCGACCGTGTTGCGATTTATATGCCGATGACGCCTCAAGCTATCTATGCGATGCAAGCGTGTGCGCGTATTGGCGCAATTCACTCCGTGGTTTTTGGTGGCTTTTCGCCAACCGCAATTGCTGACCGAATCGTCGATTCGGGCGCAAAAGTCGTAATCACTTCTGATGAAGGGCGCCGTGGTGGTAATAGCGTGCCTCTGAAAGCGAACGTCGATGAGGCGTTAACACACAAAGACGTGAAAACGATTGAACATGTTATCGTTCATCAACTGACTGGCGGTGAAGTCGAATGGAATGATGTTGATGTTTGGTGGCATGACCTTGTTGCCGATTTACCTGCGACATGTGAACCGGAACCAATGAATGCGGAAGATCCGCTTTTCATTCTCTATACATCTGGGTCAACAGGTAAACCAAAAGGCGTGGTACATACTTCTGGTGGTTATTTAGTTTACGCATCAATGACGCACGAATACGTGTTCGACATGAAAGACAATGATGTCTATTGGTGTACAGCCGATGTGGGTTGGATCACAGGCCACAGCTACATGGCGTATGGTCCACTTGCAAATGGTTGCACACAAGTTATTTTTGAAGGCGTTCCTACTTATCCTACATCTGGTCGAATCGGTGATGTCGTTGATAAACATGGCGTTACGATACTATACACAGCACCTACCGCAATTCGAGCGTTAATGGCAAAAGGTGATGAACCAACAGCCTCTTCTACACGTAAATCATTGCGTTTGCTTGGTTCGGTTGGCGAACCAATTAACCCAGAAGCATGGACATGGTATTACGATAAAATTGGTAACCAGCAATGCCCTATTGTAGATACGTGGTGGCAAACCGAAACTGGTGGCATCATGATCACGCCACTCCCTGGTGCAATTGATATGAAACCGGGTTCAGCGACGCGTCCTTTCTTTGGTATTGCGCCTGCGCTATTCGATGCGGAAGGTAATACATTGGATGGTGCTACAGAGGGCAACTTAGTGATCCTCGATAGTTGGCCATCTCAAGCTCGTACAGTCTTTGGGGATCATGAGCGATTTGAACAAACCTATTTTTCCGCTTATC
It contains:
- the surE gene encoding 5'/3'-nucleotidase SurE encodes the protein MRILLSNDDGVHAKGIAILYHALSQIAEVTVIGPDRNCSGASSSLTLLNPLRATTLDNGFISVNGTPTDCVHLGVNQLMEAKPDLVVAGINCGANLGDDTLYSGTVAAAMEGRHMGLPAIAVSLCSKREAHYETAAAVTVDIIKRLNAHPLPKDQILNLNVPDIPLSELKGMKVTRLGARHKAETMTKREDPWGREIYWYGSLGNESDAGEGTDFHAINSGYASITPLQIDMTAHSSIDAMKTWLQVD
- the rpoS gene encoding RNA polymerase sigma factor RpoS; amino-acid sequence: MSQTAKLESKKTSDFEDKFEDEVTIDESIDDEEILNEEDDADEEIFLKDEAVKNLDATQLYLSEIGFSPLLSAEEEVYFARKALKGCEASRKRMIESNLRLVVKIARRYNNRGLALLDLIEEGNLGLIRAVEKFDPERGFRFSTYATWWIRQTIERAIMNQTRTIRLPIHVVKELNVYLRTARELTQKLDHEPTAEEIAACLDKPVEEVSRMLRLNEKITSVDTPIGGENDKALLDVLTDERGFGPENEVQSNDINRHIVDWLGELNPKQREVLARRFGLLGYEPSTLEDVGREIGLTRERVRQIQVEALRRLKDILQHEGLSTDSLFEQL
- the truD gene encoding tRNA pseudouridine(13) synthase TruD — encoded protein: MLTLNYLYGKPTATAEFKTLPEDFVVDEVMDIEFTGEGEHVCLQIIKRGENTISLAKAIAKAAGVGLRDVSYAGLKDKHGVCTQWFSVPVAIKKDIDFSLLNNEQRMVIQQLRHNRKLRTGCHKGNRFEITLRNVSDIRAILARINAVRQGVPNYFGEQRFGFDGHNLTMAERMFDGEVIRDKKLRGLVISAARSALFNHVVSKRVEAHGLAVSWPREIFLLEGSNAFFEEDLSDANVARLLEGDIHLSAPLFGKGDRGIVEQERHWLESYQKWCEGLCQLGLKMERRALRLVPQNFTVESVNETTLKLGFELPKGTFATAVLRELALYQDVSKVISEEIE
- the ispF gene encoding 2-C-methyl-D-erythritol 2,4-cyclodiphosphate synthase, translated to MIRIGHGFDVHKFGGQGPITLGGVKIPYDQGFLAHSDGDVAIHALCDALLGALALGDIGLHFPDTASEYENIDSRILLRHVFGLVKEKGYKIGNLDVTIVAQAPKMRPHIDAMRANLAADCETHIDNVNVKATTTEKLGFEGRKEGISSHAVVLLVKAC
- a CDS encoding peptidoglycan DD-metalloendopeptidase family protein, with amino-acid sequence MSSPQKINIKGSSYVVKQGDTLFSIAFAANQDFRTVAKRNNIPAPFTIYPGQKLFFDNSNNKNKKRKKYTNLSNKSSSQQRKYNKIVKKDLDPKNQPEYVQKEVSKKSSRTKQLDSKGVHWIWPTSGKITQRFSIKENGYKGLQISNKQGTNVVAAAGGVVVYAGNALRGYGNLIILKHDDDYLSAYAHNSKLLVREQQQVKVGQKIAEMGSTDAESSALRFEIRFRGQSVDPVIYLPKN
- a CDS encoding protein-L-isoaspartate(D-aspartate) O-methyltransferase; amino-acid sequence: MLSNYSRSASALKTLLQQNGIRHASVLQVIERTPRHLFIDDVLKHKAYENTALPIGQGQTISQPYIVAKMTELLLDAGVKGKVLEVGTGSGYQTAILAQTFDEICSIERIKSLQWQAKRRLHQLDLYNVAMKHGDGWQGWSSKAPFNGIIVTAAAKTVPEALLEQLALNGVMIAPIGESEQTLMLFRKTEQGIQSEQLAAVRFVPLVAGEIVL
- the ispD gene encoding 2-C-methyl-D-erythritol 4-phosphate cytidylyltransferase, producing MKNRVKIAAVIPAAGVGSRMQLDFPKQYLVIQDQTILEHTVHKLLALPCITTVVIAISKEDDYFSDITFTDNRVCACFGGASRAESVFNALKHLRDDKPDWVLVHDAARPLVLPEDIATLVTQCLEKDEGGILASKVKDTIKQGDTKIEKTVPREQLWSALTPQMFKFDELLAALELGLKEAPHTITDEASAMERLNLPVQLVSGRSDNIKITSPEDYDLACYLLNKQKENAQ